Proteins co-encoded in one Paracrocinitomix mangrovi genomic window:
- the rpiB gene encoding ribose 5-phosphate isomerase B translates to MKKIIPIGCDHAGYSLKIAIIDHLKKAGYEIKDFGTDSEESIDYPDYGHPVAEMVEKDEDLIGIVICGSGNGINMTVNKHAGIRSALCWTVEIAELARQHNNANIIALPARFISVEDGIAMVDAFLNTEFEGGRHAKRVAKIPC, encoded by the coding sequence ATGAAAAAAATAATTCCAATAGGTTGTGATCATGCTGGTTATTCTTTGAAAATAGCCATTATAGATCACCTTAAAAAAGCAGGTTACGAAATTAAAGACTTTGGAACAGATTCTGAAGAAAGTATTGATTATCCTGATTATGGACATCCGGTTGCAGAAATGGTTGAAAAGGATGAAGATTTAATAGGAATTGTAATCTGTGGAAGTGGTAATGGTATCAACATGACCGTTAACAAACACGCAGGAATTAGATCTGCTTTATGTTGGACAGTTGAGATTGCTGAACTAGCAAGACAACATAATAACGCCAACATCATAGCATTACCAGCAAGATTTATTTCAGTTGAAGATGGTATTGCAATGGTGGATGCTTTTTTAAACACAGAATTTGAAGGTGGAAGACACGCTAAAAGAGTAGCAAAAATACCTTGCTAA
- a CDS encoding RNA polymerase sigma factor gives MVQLLNSYISLVIERVTMTDEQLVKECVSGSQSAQKKFYDLFAKKMMGVCLRYTNNYEEAQDVLQDGFIKVFNKLPDFESKGSLEGWVRRIMVNTALDAYRKAKKYQKDVDVDSVGFMLDSKDFIVESINADDLLKIIRAIPEGYRVVFNMFAIEGYSHKEIAEQLGVTESTSKSQYSRAKKMLRKILIEKNFVEESERGH, from the coding sequence GTGGTGCAACTTTTAAATAGTTACATTAGTCTTGTAATTGAAAGAGTAACTATGACGGATGAGCAGTTAGTGAAAGAATGTGTTTCCGGAAGTCAAAGTGCTCAGAAAAAGTTCTATGATTTATTTGCTAAAAAAATGATGGGTGTTTGCCTTCGTTACACCAACAATTATGAAGAGGCCCAGGATGTTTTACAAGATGGATTCATCAAAGTATTTAATAAACTTCCTGATTTTGAAAGTAAAGGTTCTCTTGAAGGTTGGGTAAGAAGAATAATGGTAAACACTGCATTAGATGCGTATAGAAAAGCGAAAAAATATCAAAAAGATGTTGATGTGGATTCGGTTGGATTTATGTTGGATTCAAAAGATTTTATTGTTGAATCAATCAATGCAGATGACCTGTTAAAAATCATCAGAGCGATTCCTGAGGGTTACCGAGTAGTGTTTAATATGTTCGCTATTGAAGGATATTCTCACAAGGAAATAGCTGAGCAGTTAGGCGTTACTGAAAGTACATCAAAGTCACAATATTCTCGCGCCAAGAAAATGTTGAGAAAGATATTGATAGAAAAGAATTTTGTAGAAGAAAGTGAAAGAGGACATTAA
- a CDS encoding gliding motility-associated C-terminal domain-containing protein encodes MKEDINIEELFKQKFENFEANVDPSVWANVSQSIGRGAAGSGAAAGGISAFTKVAIIVGAAAVTTFSVWYFNDTTESDQIVNQPNITEKIDKNTVVNTEENIQPTIDNSAEQSNVVEENDQLNEINVESNDHNENTETSISVDINEGNEGSTTFDFSQGTGQGVGGNGENTFGNNEGDKEVKNPNEENESGKIVETEKPKVTYNPTFKVNGNTVSFDANAENHSSVSWRLGDGSIKEGDQLEYTYKKPGVYTVMVEIKEDQDKKGNLYPLIVEIKGVSEISQIPNVITPNGDNDNDFFYIEMKEIEVFSIQIFNKVGKVIFETNDPNFKWYGELPDGSKEAGRYYYNINAVGTDGSIIPRTGEFNVIL; translated from the coding sequence GTGAAAGAGGACATTAACATAGAAGAATTGTTCAAACAAAAGTTTGAAAATTTTGAGGCAAACGTAGATCCTTCTGTTTGGGCAAATGTGTCTCAAAGTATAGGAAGGGGTGCTGCAGGTTCTGGAGCAGCTGCAGGAGGAATTTCTGCTTTTACTAAAGTGGCTATAATTGTTGGAGCAGCGGCTGTAACAACTTTTAGTGTTTGGTATTTTAATGATACCACAGAGTCAGATCAAATTGTTAATCAACCTAATATTACGGAGAAGATTGACAAAAATACAGTAGTTAATACTGAAGAAAATATTCAACCTACTATAGATAATAGTGCAGAACAATCAAATGTTGTTGAAGAAAATGATCAATTGAATGAAATAAATGTAGAATCAAATGATCATAATGAAAATACTGAAACTTCAATTTCTGTTGATATTAATGAAGGAAATGAAGGGTCTACAACCTTTGATTTTTCACAAGGAACCGGTCAGGGTGTAGGTGGAAATGGTGAAAACACTTTTGGAAATAATGAAGGTGATAAAGAGGTTAAAAATCCAAATGAGGAAAATGAGTCGGGTAAAATTGTGGAAACTGAAAAACCAAAAGTTACTTACAACCCAACATTTAAAGTAAATGGAAACACGGTTAGTTTTGATGCAAATGCAGAAAATCATTCAAGCGTTTCATGGAGATTGGGAGATGGATCAATCAAGGAAGGTGACCAATTAGAATATACATATAAAAAACCTGGTGTGTATACTGTTATGGTTGAGATTAAGGAAGATCAAGACAAGAAAGGAAATTTATATCCTTTAATTGTTGAAATCAAAGGAGTTTCTGAAATCAGTCAAATACCAAACGTAATTACACCTAATGGAGATAATGACAATGATTTCTTCTATATAGAAATGAAAGAAATAGAGGTTTTTAGCATTCAAATCTTTAACAAAGTTGGTAAAGTTATTTTCGAAACTAATGACCCTAACTTCAAATGGTATGGTGAATTGCCTGATGGTTCTAAAGAAGCAGGAAGATACTACTACAACATCAATGCTGTTGGAACTGATGGAAGTATCATACCAAGAACAGGAGAATTTAACGTAATTCTATAA
- a CDS encoding TlpA family protein disulfide reductase gives MRRILNKYVLLIFSIFFLVNPVFSKTPKLKTGKWYTQFQLSEHDFLPVIFEFKKENKKNQLYIINGNEQILLEDIDFQGDSIFVQFPAFASELRMKAHSKTHISGNWYNHAKKGNYFLPFWSKHNFADRFPRNEGNFYLDGKWEVTFDYKGESEKAVGLFNGAQYGIQKKIDEDYQSHINGTFLTETGDYRFLEGAVVKDSIYLSTFDGSHAFLFKALMKEDTLWGEFLSGKHYKTEWFAVKNENFELRHPDSLTQVTSEQPIAFTLPSTKGGNYTYPNSDLKDKVVLIQIMGTWCPNCLDESMYLKNLYAKYENQLEIIAVTFETQKELDQKLEKVKSYQRNLELPWEFLVGGGACKPCALELFPMLNDIMSFPTLIVIDKKGNIRKIHTGFSGPGTGKYYDQFVSSMDDYIDHLIKE, from the coding sequence TTGAGAAGAATATTGAACAAGTATGTATTGCTAATATTTAGCATATTTTTCCTTGTAAACCCAGTGTTTTCCAAGACTCCTAAACTTAAAACCGGCAAATGGTATACTCAGTTCCAACTTTCTGAGCATGATTTTTTACCTGTCATCTTTGAATTTAAAAAAGAAAACAAAAAAAATCAGCTGTATATCATCAACGGAAATGAGCAAATTTTATTGGAAGATATTGATTTTCAGGGTGATTCAATCTTTGTTCAATTTCCCGCTTTCGCTTCAGAATTAAGAATGAAAGCTCACAGCAAAACTCACATAAGTGGAAATTGGTACAACCATGCTAAAAAAGGAAACTACTTTTTACCTTTTTGGTCCAAGCATAATTTTGCCGATAGGTTTCCAAGAAACGAAGGAAATTTTTACTTAGACGGAAAATGGGAAGTTACTTTTGATTATAAAGGGGAAAGTGAAAAAGCAGTAGGTTTATTTAATGGTGCCCAATATGGTATTCAAAAGAAAATTGATGAAGACTATCAAAGCCATATAAATGGTACCTTTTTAACGGAAACAGGAGATTATAGATTTTTAGAAGGTGCTGTAGTTAAAGACAGTATATACCTTTCAACATTTGATGGATCTCATGCCTTTTTATTCAAAGCTTTAATGAAAGAAGATACATTATGGGGTGAATTTCTTTCAGGTAAACACTATAAAACAGAATGGTTTGCTGTTAAAAATGAGAATTTTGAATTACGTCATCCTGATTCATTAACACAGGTAACAAGTGAACAACCCATTGCTTTTACTTTACCTTCAACTAAAGGAGGAAATTATACTTACCCTAATAGTGATTTAAAAGATAAGGTTGTACTTATTCAAATCATGGGAACCTGGTGTCCTAATTGTTTAGATGAAAGTATGTATCTAAAAAATCTTTACGCCAAGTATGAAAATCAACTGGAAATTATTGCGGTAACTTTTGAAACACAAAAAGAGTTAGATCAAAAATTAGAAAAAGTCAAATCATATCAACGCAACCTTGAACTTCCTTGGGAATTTTTAGTAGGAGGTGGAGCATGTAAACCATGTGCACTTGAACTTTTTCCTATGTTAAACGATATTATGTCTTTTCCTACTCTTATTGTAATAGACAAAAAAGGAAATATCAGAAAGATACATACAGGTTTTAGTGGTCCAGGAACAGGAAAATATTATGATCAATTTGTAAGTAGCATGGATGACTACATTGATCACCTTATTAAAGAATAA
- a CDS encoding CapA family protein yields MMKAFFTSIFLLAGILVFSQNTDSTKNQELSLLFLGDIMGHGPQITSAYDAESKSYNYDDVFKYVKDIISEPDYAIGNLEVTLAGPPFKGYPQFSSPDALAKACQNAGLDVLVTANNHSCDRGGDGIKRTIQVLDSLNIIHTGTFQDQAERDKNYPLIIENDCMRIALLNYTYGTNGLPFPAPTIVNMIDKEQMKKDLEVAKSKNVDKIIVFTHWGSEYQLLPNEYQKSNGKFLFENGADIIIGAHPHVLEPMVWEKQEAEEGKESLIVYSLGNFVSNQRKRYTDGGSMFKMTFKKEGNKTFLKDAGYILTWVYTPTEDNKKKYYVLPAAQYENNAEFFDNSESYEKMKAFIKDSRELFGTENVAVPEYKYVDGKWQIQP; encoded by the coding sequence ATTATGAAAGCATTTTTTACCTCTATTTTCTTACTTGCCGGAATTCTGGTTTTTTCACAAAACACTGATAGTACAAAAAACCAGGAATTGAGTTTGTTGTTTTTGGGTGACATCATGGGACATGGTCCTCAAATTACTTCAGCATATGATGCCGAATCAAAATCATATAATTATGATGATGTATTTAAATATGTAAAAGATATCATTTCAGAACCTGATTATGCCATTGGAAACTTGGAAGTAACTTTGGCCGGACCTCCATTTAAGGGGTATCCTCAATTCAGTTCACCGGATGCACTAGCCAAAGCATGTCAAAATGCAGGTTTAGATGTATTGGTTACAGCTAATAATCATAGTTGCGATAGAGGAGGAGATGGTATTAAAAGAACCATTCAAGTATTAGACTCACTAAACATTATTCATACAGGAACTTTTCAAGATCAGGCAGAAAGAGATAAAAACTATCCTTTGATCATTGAAAATGATTGTATGCGCATTGCACTTTTAAATTATACATACGGAACTAACGGACTTCCTTTTCCTGCTCCAACTATTGTTAATATGATTGATAAGGAGCAGATGAAAAAAGACCTGGAAGTTGCTAAATCTAAAAACGTAGATAAAATAATAGTATTTACGCATTGGGGATCAGAGTATCAGCTGCTTCCAAATGAGTACCAAAAATCAAATGGTAAGTTCCTATTTGAAAACGGAGCGGACATTATAATTGGTGCTCATCCTCATGTTTTAGAACCAATGGTTTGGGAAAAACAAGAGGCAGAAGAAGGGAAAGAATCTTTAATTGTATACTCATTAGGAAACTTTGTTTCAAATCAGAGAAAAAGATATACAGATGGTGGATCAATGTTTAAAATGACTTTCAAAAAAGAGGGAAATAAAACATTTTTAAAAGACGCCGGATACATTTTAACCTGGGTTTACACACCAACAGAGGACAATAAAAAGAAATATTATGTATTACCTGCGGCTCAGTATGAAAACAATGCTGAATTCTTTGATAATTCAGAGAGTTATGAAAAAATGAAAGCTTTCATCAAAGACTCTCGTGAATTATTTGGAACAGAAAATGTTGCAGTTCCGGAATACAAATATGTAGATGGTAAATGGCAAATACAGCCATAA